The following coding sequences are from one Longimicrobium sp. window:
- a CDS encoding S41 family peptidase, protein TVKVQRVGVEQPITFTIVREEIHVRSVPNAYMVAPGVGYANLVMFSATSTTELRAAIDRLRTEGARSLVLDLRANPGGLLDQGVGVSDLFLKRGESVVEIRARDPQESETYRAADDQAYEGLTVAVLVDGYSASAAEIVAGALQDHDRAIVLGTTTYGKGSVQTLLPLSGGNALKITTAKWYTPVGRSIQKEATRGEGQEEARVEDDDEVLGADGTPVTAADTTKKVPYRTDSGRTVFGGGGIVPDLIVRQDTAVEAEKEFFRVASRSAAKFQNALFGYAVAYERAHPELRPDFAVTPEMRRGFYDRLRAAGVDVTWEVFQGAQRFIDARLIDEIARSKFGASVAARRDDPTDRVLQEAIRLLQQAPNTQALLRAAQQQPAAASRSR, encoded by the coding sequence TCACCGTGAAGGTGCAGCGGGTGGGCGTAGAGCAGCCCATCACCTTTACCATCGTGCGCGAAGAGATCCACGTCCGCTCCGTTCCGAACGCGTACATGGTGGCTCCCGGCGTGGGCTACGCGAACCTGGTGATGTTCAGCGCAACCAGCACCACCGAGCTGCGCGCCGCGATCGACCGGCTTCGCACCGAGGGCGCCCGCTCGCTGGTGCTGGACCTTCGCGCCAACCCGGGCGGCCTGCTGGACCAGGGCGTGGGCGTGTCGGACCTGTTCCTGAAGCGCGGCGAGTCCGTCGTGGAGATCCGCGCGCGCGACCCGCAGGAAAGCGAAACGTACCGCGCCGCCGACGACCAGGCGTACGAGGGGCTGACCGTAGCGGTGCTGGTGGACGGCTACAGCGCCAGCGCGGCCGAGATCGTGGCCGGCGCGCTGCAGGACCACGACCGCGCCATCGTGCTGGGCACCACCACGTACGGCAAGGGCTCGGTGCAGACGCTGCTGCCGCTTTCCGGGGGCAACGCGCTGAAGATCACCACGGCCAAGTGGTACACGCCCGTGGGCCGCTCCATCCAGAAGGAGGCCACGCGCGGCGAGGGGCAGGAGGAAGCCCGGGTGGAGGATGACGACGAGGTGCTGGGTGCCGACGGCACGCCGGTGACGGCCGCGGACACCACCAAGAAGGTGCCCTACCGCACCGACAGCGGACGTACGGTATTCGGTGGCGGCGGCATCGTCCCCGACCTCATCGTGCGGCAGGACACCGCGGTGGAGGCGGAGAAGGAGTTCTTCCGCGTGGCCTCGCGCAGCGCGGCCAAGTTCCAGAACGCGCTGTTCGGCTACGCGGTGGCGTACGAGCGGGCCCACCCGGAGCTGCGGCCTGACTTCGCGGTCACGCCGGAGATGCGCCGCGGCTTCTACGACCGCCTTCGCGCGGCCGGCGTGGACGTGACCTGGGAGGTGTTCCAGGGCGCCCAGCGCTTCATCGATGCGCGGCTGATCGACGAGATCGCGCGCAGCAAGTTCGGCGCGTCGGTGGCCGCGCGCCGCGACGACCCCACGGACCGCGTGCTGCAGGAAGCCATCCGGCTGCTGCAGCAGGCGCCGAACACCCAGGCGCTGCTGCGCGCGGCGCAGCAGCAGCCCGCGGCGGCGTCTCGCAGCCGCTGA
- a CDS encoding asparaginase, which produces MSDSFVEVTRGPVVESRHRVHVAVVDAEGTLRAYSGDPDMVTFWRSSAKPLQAIPVVDDGAYDRFGFTPAELAVICGSHSGSPAHVRTVEGLLEKIALTAEALACGPHAPFHDGTRRALVEQGLEPGRLHNNCSGKHAGMMAVARARGWDPEGYQLLEHPVQARLLTEVARWARMPAEAIGLGVDGCGVVCYAMPLRQMALAYASLSAAARRGERGPATVVEAMAAHPEMVAGEGRICTELSRLTEGRIFAKVGAEGVYCVGSPGAELGIALKVEDGTNRALAPAVAGVLRELDLISEDDFGALHRYVFREITNTRGEVTGEVHPAIRLRAADA; this is translated from the coding sequence ATGTCCGACAGCTTCGTAGAGGTGACCCGCGGACCGGTGGTGGAAAGCCGCCACCGGGTGCACGTGGCGGTGGTGGATGCCGAAGGTACGCTGCGCGCGTACTCGGGAGACCCCGACATGGTGACGTTCTGGCGCTCGTCGGCCAAGCCGCTGCAGGCCATCCCGGTGGTGGACGACGGCGCGTACGACCGCTTCGGGTTTACCCCCGCCGAGCTGGCCGTCATCTGCGGCTCGCACAGCGGCTCGCCGGCCCACGTACGGACGGTGGAGGGGCTGCTGGAAAAGATCGCGCTGACGGCCGAGGCGCTGGCGTGCGGCCCCCACGCCCCGTTCCACGACGGCACCCGGCGCGCGCTGGTGGAACAGGGGCTGGAGCCGGGGCGCCTTCACAACAACTGCTCCGGCAAGCACGCGGGGATGATGGCCGTCGCCCGGGCCCGCGGGTGGGACCCCGAGGGATACCAGTTGCTGGAGCACCCGGTGCAGGCGCGCCTGCTGACCGAGGTGGCGCGCTGGGCCCGCATGCCCGCCGAGGCCATCGGCCTGGGGGTGGACGGCTGCGGCGTGGTCTGCTACGCCATGCCCCTGCGGCAAATGGCGCTGGCCTACGCGTCGCTGTCGGCCGCGGCGCGGCGGGGCGAGCGCGGGCCGGCGACGGTAGTCGAGGCCATGGCCGCGCACCCGGAGATGGTGGCGGGCGAGGGGCGCATCTGCACGGAGCTGTCGCGGCTGACGGAGGGGCGCATCTTCGCCAAGGTGGGCGCCGAGGGCGTGTACTGCGTGGGCAGCCCCGGCGCGGAGCTGGGGATCGCCCTGAAGGTGGAGGATGGGACCAATCGTGCGCTGGCCCCGGCCGTCGCGGGGGTGCTGCGCGAATTGGACCTGATTTCGGAGGACGACTTCGGGGCGCTTCACCGGTACGTGTTCCGCGAGATCACCAACACGCGCGGCGAGGTGACGGGCGAGGTGCACCCCGCCATCCGTCTTCGCGCGGCGGATGCCTGA
- a CDS encoding carboxymuconolactone decarboxylase family protein, translating into MPDASGRAALLRVAAALATRDTGTIRDAMQSAAASADPVAVEEVLLQSHLFVGFPDALNAIALWRNVSGRPAPDPIREDPSGWEARGERVCSTVYGGNYGKLRENVRGLHPDFDGWMVTGGYGRVIGRPGLDLKTRELCIAALLAVWNVPRQLHSHLRGSLNAGATVDEVDETVEIACGMISDDRAAEVKALWGEIRGRAGE; encoded by the coding sequence ATGCCTGACGCGTCCGGCCGGGCGGCGCTCCTGCGCGTCGCCGCCGCCCTCGCCACGCGCGACACGGGGACCATCCGCGACGCGATGCAGTCCGCGGCGGCTTCGGCGGACCCGGTGGCGGTGGAGGAGGTGCTCCTTCAGTCGCACCTGTTCGTGGGCTTTCCCGACGCGCTGAACGCCATCGCCCTGTGGCGGAACGTGAGCGGGCGCCCGGCGCCGGACCCCATCCGCGAGGACCCGTCCGGCTGGGAGGCGCGGGGGGAGCGGGTGTGTTCCACCGTCTACGGCGGCAACTACGGAAAGCTGCGCGAGAACGTGCGGGGCCTGCACCCGGACTTCGACGGGTGGATGGTGACGGGCGGGTACGGACGGGTGATCGGGCGGCCGGGTCTGGATCTGAAGACGCGCGAGCTGTGCATCGCGGCGCTTCTGGCGGTGTGGAACGTGCCGCGCCAGCTTCACTCCCATCTTCGCGGTTCCCTGAACGCCGGCGCCACCGTGGACGAAGTGGACGAGACCGTCGAGATCGCCTGCGGGATGATTTCTGACGACCGGGCGGCGGAGGTGAAGGCGCTGTGGGGGGAGATTAGGGGCCGGGCGGGGGAGTAG
- the obgE gene encoding GTPase ObgE yields the protein MFLDYAEINVKAGDGGAGASSMRRESMTPRGGPDGGDGGRGADVILRADGQLTTLLDYRYRQQYKAESGQKGAGANCTGRSGEPLVLRVPPGTVIRDVETEELLGELLEDGEEIVIARGGKGGWGNARFATATNQAPRRADPGEPGDARRIALELKLIADVGLVGEPNAGKSTLLSSVSAATPKVADYPFTTLTPNLGVVQLSGNRSFVIADIPGIIEGAHEGKGLGHQFLRHIERTRTLALMIPGDALEPQAEYDKLRSELREYSEELAQKAHCVVFTKADLLPPDWPEPRVDAPDAWGQFSISSVAQKGLDPFLEALWTQAAAALAAERGDEEVEPWRP from the coding sequence GTGTTCCTGGATTACGCTGAGATCAACGTGAAGGCGGGCGACGGCGGTGCGGGTGCGTCGTCCATGCGCCGCGAGTCGATGACCCCGCGCGGCGGCCCCGACGGCGGCGACGGCGGGCGCGGCGCCGACGTCATCCTTCGCGCCGACGGCCAGCTCACCACGCTGCTGGACTACCGATACCGCCAGCAGTACAAGGCCGAGAGCGGCCAGAAGGGCGCGGGCGCCAACTGCACCGGCCGCAGCGGCGAGCCGCTGGTGCTGCGCGTGCCCCCCGGCACCGTCATCCGCGACGTGGAAACCGAGGAGCTGCTGGGTGAGTTGCTGGAGGATGGCGAAGAGATCGTCATCGCCCGCGGCGGCAAGGGCGGATGGGGTAACGCGCGCTTTGCCACGGCCACCAACCAGGCTCCCCGCCGGGCCGACCCCGGCGAGCCGGGCGACGCGCGGCGCATCGCGCTTGAGCTGAAGCTGATCGCCGACGTGGGGCTGGTGGGCGAGCCCAACGCCGGAAAGAGCACGCTTCTCTCGTCCGTCTCGGCGGCCACGCCAAAGGTGGCGGACTACCCGTTCACCACGCTCACGCCCAACCTGGGTGTGGTGCAGCTGTCGGGGAACCGCTCGTTCGTCATCGCCGACATCCCCGGCATCATCGAGGGCGCGCACGAGGGCAAGGGGCTGGGTCACCAGTTCCTGCGCCACATCGAGCGCACCCGCACGCTGGCGCTGATGATTCCCGGCGACGCGCTGGAGCCCCAGGCCGAGTACGACAAGCTGCGCTCGGAGCTGCGCGAGTACTCCGAGGAGCTTGCCCAAAAGGCGCACTGCGTGGTGTTCACCAAGGCCGACCTGCTGCCGCCGGACTGGCCGGAGCCGCGGGTGGATGCGCCCGACGCCTGGGGCCAGTTCTCGATCTCGTCCGTCGCGCAGAAGGGGCTCGATCCCTTCCTGGAGGCGCTGTGGACCCAGGCCGCGGCCGCCCTGGCCGCGGAGCGCGGAGACGAGGAAGTGGAGCCTTGGCGCCCCTGA
- the dprA gene encoding DNA-processing protein DprA, with protein sequence MPLASAALEDVVRIAIVPGIGPARLAALIARFGSAERILAAPAAAIAAVPGFGPEFARRVAGAGTPEGRARAREALRVLADVGATAITSEDEDYPEAFRGLADPPFVLYAAGDLGLLRRPGVGVVGTRAPTPYGRASAAGLTRELARAGYVVVSGMAKGIDAVAHAAALDAGGATVGVLGHGIDRAYPPENRGLFRRVREHGLLISELPPGEEPLAGNFPRRNRLIAALSAGVLVVEMGEKSGAKHTVDFALELGREVFAVPGPIGSAASAGTNQLLKDGARLVTSARDILEELHGVGLVPHHVEEGRPASGPSPSVPTPPAVALAGDELQVFRVLRPDPRHVDALAAEAGLGVSGTLAALLGLELHDLAEALPGKHFKLR encoded by the coding sequence ATGCCGCTGGCCAGCGCCGCCCTCGAAGACGTCGTTCGCATCGCCATCGTCCCGGGGATCGGGCCGGCGCGGCTGGCCGCGCTCATCGCCCGGTTCGGCTCGGCGGAGCGCATCCTTGCCGCGCCCGCGGCCGCCATTGCCGCCGTTCCGGGCTTCGGGCCCGAGTTCGCGCGGCGCGTGGCGGGTGCGGGCACGCCCGAGGGCCGGGCGAGGGCGCGCGAGGCGCTTCGTGTTCTCGCCGACGTCGGCGCCACGGCCATCACCTCCGAGGACGAAGATTATCCCGAGGCGTTCCGCGGGCTGGCCGATCCACCGTTCGTCCTGTACGCCGCGGGTGACCTCGGGCTGCTGCGCCGCCCGGGCGTGGGCGTCGTCGGCACGCGGGCGCCCACCCCGTACGGCCGCGCCTCCGCCGCGGGGCTCACGCGTGAGTTGGCGCGCGCGGGCTACGTGGTCGTCAGCGGAATGGCGAAGGGCATCGACGCGGTCGCGCATGCAGCGGCGCTGGACGCGGGGGGCGCCACGGTGGGTGTGCTGGGGCACGGCATCGACCGCGCCTATCCGCCCGAGAATCGCGGCCTGTTCCGCCGCGTTCGCGAGCACGGCCTGCTCATCTCGGAGCTGCCGCCCGGCGAGGAGCCGCTGGCGGGCAACTTTCCCCGGCGCAATCGGCTGATCGCCGCGCTCAGCGCGGGCGTGCTGGTGGTGGAGATGGGCGAGAAGAGCGGCGCCAAGCATACCGTGGATTTCGCGCTGGAGCTGGGGCGCGAGGTGTTCGCCGTCCCTGGTCCCATCGGCTCGGCGGCGAGCGCGGGAACCAACCAGCTGCTGAAGGACGGCGCCCGCCTGGTGACGTCCGCGCGCGACATCCTGGAAGAGCTGCACGGCGTTGGGCTGGTGCCGCATCACGTCGAGGAGGGCCGACCCGCCTCGGGGCCGTCGCCATCCGTGCCGACGCCGCCCGCGGTCGCCCTCGCGGGCGACGAGCTGCAGGTGTTCCGCGTGCTCCGCCCCGATCCACGCCACGTCGACGCGCTCGCGGCCGAGGCTGGGCTGGGCGTCAGCGGCACCCTCGCGGCGTTGCTGGGTTTGGAGCTTCACGACCTTGCCGAGGCGTTGCCGGGCAAACACTTCAAGCTGCGGTGA
- the hemW gene encoding radical SAM family heme chaperone HemW, giving the protein MPDLPAARPRSLYVHVPFCTRRCSYCDFAVQAMRDPPVDAWLDAVAGEMHMLSDERGWGAPLRLDTVYIGGGTPSLLGPDAMAALREHLRPWAEWDDAAEWTCEANPESFTPEVARGWRAAGVNRISLGAQTFHEPTLRWMGRLHGVDGPARAFDAARAAGFGNVSVDLIFGVPSRLGRAWGDDLVRALLLEPEHVSLYGLTAEAAAPLGRWVGEGRETLADEDRYADEYLLAHNTLCGAGFEHYEVSNFGRPGLRSRHNFVYWTGEPYAALGPGSHAFYPPLRRWNVRSWDEYREMIASGRPPTDGEEVVDEETGGLERAWLLLRTDQGWPMKDAGEAVRRLAAGWTDRNLAEAREGRLRLTPEGWLLLDGLAVEMAGAAEQDARSASGRGGERADLAAAGAGSASGAAG; this is encoded by the coding sequence TTGCCTGATCTCCCGGCCGCACGTCCGCGGTCGCTGTACGTGCACGTGCCGTTCTGCACGCGGCGCTGCTCGTACTGCGACTTTGCCGTGCAGGCCATGCGTGACCCGCCGGTGGATGCCTGGCTGGATGCCGTCGCGGGCGAGATGCACATGCTGTCGGATGAGCGGGGCTGGGGCGCGCCGCTGCGGCTGGACACCGTCTACATCGGCGGGGGGACGCCGTCGCTGCTGGGGCCCGACGCCATGGCCGCGCTCCGCGAACACCTGCGCCCCTGGGCGGAGTGGGACGACGCGGCGGAGTGGACGTGTGAGGCCAATCCCGAGAGCTTTACGCCTGAGGTGGCCCGCGGCTGGCGGGCCGCCGGGGTGAACCGCATCTCCCTGGGCGCGCAGACGTTTCATGAGCCCACGCTGCGGTGGATGGGCCGCCTTCATGGCGTGGACGGCCCCGCCCGCGCGTTCGACGCGGCGCGCGCCGCCGGGTTCGGCAACGTGAGCGTGGACCTGATCTTCGGCGTGCCGTCGCGCCTGGGGCGCGCCTGGGGCGACGACCTGGTTCGAGCGCTGCTGCTGGAGCCCGAGCACGTTTCGCTCTACGGGCTGACCGCCGAGGCCGCCGCGCCGCTGGGGCGCTGGGTGGGCGAGGGCCGCGAAACGCTGGCCGACGAAGACCGCTACGCCGACGAGTACCTGCTGGCGCACAACACGCTATGCGGCGCGGGCTTCGAGCACTACGAGGTGAGCAACTTCGGCCGGCCGGGGCTGCGCTCGCGCCACAACTTCGTCTACTGGACGGGCGAGCCGTACGCGGCGCTGGGGCCCGGGTCGCACGCCTTTTATCCCCCGCTGCGCCGCTGGAACGTGCGCAGCTGGGACGAGTATCGCGAGATGATCGCCTCCGGCCGCCCTCCCACGGACGGCGAAGAGGTGGTGGATGAGGAGACCGGCGGGCTGGAGCGCGCCTGGCTGCTGCTGCGTACGGACCAGGGCTGGCCGATGAAGGATGCGGGCGAGGCGGTCCGCCGGCTCGCGGCGGGATGGACTGATCGGAATCTGGCCGAGGCGCGGGAGGGGCGGCTGCGGCTTACGCCCGAGGGGTGGCTGCTGCTGGATGGACTGGCCGTGGAGATGGCCGGCGCGGCTGAGCAGGATGCTCGTTCCGCCTCCGGGCGGGGCGGGGAACGGGCTGACCTGGCCGCCGCGGGCGCAGGAAGCGCAAGCGGCGCCGCGGGTTGA
- the hrcA gene encoding heat-inducible transcriptional repressor HrcA has product MTTGEPLSEREHQILEAVIRTYVETAEPTGSRTVARRFKLGISPATVRNTMSDLEEKGYLYHPHTSAGRVPTDMAYRLYVDSLMDRRALSEAERTSLRHELAAGGDVAAVERLLRRAAQVLGLLTQELGIAVAPRLDEAVLERLDLLPVSEAKVLLVMTLRAAGVRTVFVDVPATLPPSTLASVARILNERLAGHTLREIRGTLPDRLRDTVASGDPGSELLNVFLQSAEDWFAPVGTDELHLGSASVLADQPEFSSGERLRSLITLTESRDLLKSAVAGRVDGEGLKVTIGVEHRDPALSGFTLVTSEYHVGGLKGVIGVIGPTRMPYERVIAVVESTSSMVSDLLM; this is encoded by the coding sequence ATGACCACGGGAGAACCTCTTTCCGAGCGCGAGCACCAGATCCTCGAGGCGGTGATCCGCACCTACGTCGAAACCGCCGAGCCCACGGGCAGCCGCACCGTGGCGCGCCGGTTCAAGCTGGGCATTTCGCCGGCGACGGTGCGCAACACCATGAGCGACCTCGAGGAAAAGGGCTACCTGTACCACCCGCACACCTCGGCGGGGCGGGTGCCCACGGACATGGCCTATCGCCTGTACGTGGACAGCCTGATGGACCGCCGAGCCCTGAGCGAGGCGGAGCGCACCTCCCTGCGCCACGAGCTGGCCGCCGGGGGTGACGTGGCCGCGGTGGAACGGCTGCTGCGCCGCGCCGCGCAGGTGCTGGGGCTGCTGACGCAGGAGCTGGGGATCGCCGTGGCACCGCGGCTTGATGAGGCCGTGCTGGAGCGGCTGGACCTGCTTCCCGTCTCCGAGGCCAAGGTGCTGCTGGTGATGACGCTGCGGGCCGCCGGCGTGCGCACGGTGTTCGTCGACGTGCCCGCCACCCTGCCGCCCAGCACGCTGGCCTCCGTAGCGCGCATTCTGAACGAGCGGCTGGCCGGGCACACGCTGCGGGAAATCCGCGGAACGCTCCCCGACCGCCTGCGCGACACCGTGGCCTCGGGCGACCCCGGCTCGGAGCTGCTGAACGTGTTCCTGCAGTCGGCCGAGGACTGGTTCGCCCCGGTGGGAACGGACGAGCTTCACCTGGGCAGCGCCTCGGTGCTGGCCGACCAGCCCGAGTTCAGCAGCGGCGAGCGCCTTCGCTCGCTGATCACGCTGACCGAGAGCCGCGACCTGCTGAAGAGCGCGGTCGCCGGGCGGGTGGACGGCGAGGGGCTGAAGGTGACGATCGGCGTGGAGCACCGCGACCCGGCGCTTTCGGGCTTCACGCTGGTGACGTCGGAGTACCACGTGGGCGGATTGAAGGGCGTCATCGGCGTGATCGGGCCCACGCGCATGCCGTACGAGCGGGTGATCGCCGTCGTGGAAAGCACGTCGTCGATGGTCTCGGACCTGTTGATGTGA